Below is a genomic region from Halorussus caseinilyticus.
CGCTCCGCCGGAGCGACGCGATTCGGTTGGTCCGCTCGGTCGTCGCCAGCCTTCGGCCGGGCGACTCGCCGCCGGTCGCGTCGGGACTCACGACCGTCACGCTGTGGCCGTGAGCCTCCAACTTGTGTGCGGCCGTCGCCGCGCCGTCGTCGCACAGCGGCGAGAACAGCGTCACCTGCGCGTTCGGCGGCAACTGACGCCGGATGCGGGCGATTTGGTCGTCGATTGGCGGCCCGGCGTCCTCTCCGGGGGGCGCGGCGGCCAGCGCGGGGTGGGTGGCGAGCAGTCGCATCGCCCGCGACTCGTGGTCGCTCCCGGCGCTCGGGGCCAACCAGCAGTCCTCGCGGCCGAGCGCGGCCACCCCGACCCGGTTCCGGCCGGTCAGGAGCGCGCCCGTCAGTCGCTGTGCGGCGGCCACGCTCCGGACGACTGCGTGGGGTTCTCCCGCTGGCGCTCGGTAGGACTCGGGCCGGGCGTCCACCAGCAGGACGACCGACGCGCTCCGCTCCTCGCGGTACTCGACGGTCGTGAGTTCGCCGACGCGGGCGAACCGTTTCCAGTCGATACGACTCATCGAGTCGCCGCGCCGGTACTCTCGCGTCTGGTGGAACTCGATGCCGACGCCGCCGTCGTCGGTCAGCAGGTCGCCCGCGTCCTCGATGGCGAGGTTCCGCTTGGGCGGCGTCCCGCGGGCGACGGCGCAGTCGATTTCGGTCTCGGCGGCCACCGTGGTCTCTACCTCGTGTTCGCCGCTCGGGTCGCGGACGACCACCGTCGCGGGGTCGAAGCCGTGTTTGCCCTCTTCGGCGCTCACGGCGTAGCTGAACGTCGCTTCCCCGCCGGGTCGGAGCAGGCCGCCGTATCGCGGCGACCCCGACGTGACCGTCAGCGCGGGCGGCACGCCGTCCACGACGCGCAGGTCGAAGAGGGTGTCGTCGCCGACGTTGCGGACGGTGACGGTGACTTCGACCGACTCGCCCGGCGTCGGCGCGCGGTCGCTCAGTCGCCGGTCGATTTCGAGGTCCGGCGTCGCTGGCGGCGCGGGCGAGAGTCGCGGGTAGACCGCGAACGCGACCCCGACGGCCGACACGAGAACGAGGTCGGGCCGGTCGGCCGCGAGACCCACGCCGCCGACGAGCAACGTCACCGCGACGATTCCTCGCCAGCGCCGGGTCGTCGTCACCGTCCTCCCCCCGTTTCGTCCCCGGCGTCCTCCGATTCCCGCTCCGCAATCGCCGCCACCGCCCGTCGCGCGCCGCGGCGACTCCACGGTTCGGCCCGCAGGAGCGCCGCTATCCGCGGTTCGACGCCCGGCCCGCGACCGGCGAGGAACGAGGCCGCCTCGTCGTCGTCGGTCCACGACCCGTCGTCGAGTCGCTCTCGGGCCTCCTCGCGGGAACACTCTCCGCGGCGGACCCACGTCTCGACGGCGGCGGTTCGGAGTCGCTCGCGGAGTCGCTCGCGCCTCTCGTCGCCGACGACCGGCGCGAGCGCGGTCCTGCTTTCGAGCGCTTCGTCCACGCCGTCGCCCGCCGCGGGCGCAGTCACCGGGCGCTCGGGCGTCGGCGTCTCGGTCTGGCGGAGGGTGTCGCTCCGCCCCGACATCAGGGCGGACCCGGCGACGAGCAGGCCCACGCCCGCGAAGGTTGCGACGACGAGGTAGTCGTTGCCCAGCGCCGTCAGCATCGCTTCGACTGCCCCGTCCGCGGGACCGCCGCCGAGAGTCAGCGCGACTCCGAGCGCGAGGACCCCCGACGCGCCCGAGGCGACGCGGTATCGCTTCACTGCTGAACCTCCAACTGCGACCGAACTCGGTCGAGGTTCCGCTCGGCGCGCTGGCGGCGCTCGTCGGTCACGCGAGCGCCGCCGTACCGGACTTCCTCGAACAGCGAGGTCAGCGTCTGTGCGGCGTCGGCGTCCACGCCGCGACGACGTGCCGCCGCCGCACACTCCCGCGGGGTGAGGTCGCGCCTGTCCCCGAGGTCCAGTCGCTCGACCATCTCGAACCACGCCGACGCTATCTCGTTCTGCGGGTCGGGTTCGCGGGTCTCGTCGTCGCCGTCGCGCGACGGCGACGACGAGACCCGCGAAAGCAGTCGGTCGCGGAACCTGACCGCCGCGGCGACCACTGCCAACAGGACGAGGAGTGCCAAGAGTCCGAGCAAGAGGTCGAACAGGTCACGGAGCAGAGACAGGAGTCGTTCGAGTAGACTCGGTTCCCGCAGGGTCTGTTCGGCACCGGACTGGGACTTCGACCCGGACCCGCCGCCCTGATTTCGCCGGTCGCCGCTTCCGGCGCTCTGCTGTCTCTGCCCGTCGCCGCTCCCGGCGCGCTTGTTCCGCTGGCCGTCGTCGGGTTTCGACTTCGCGCCGGTCCGCTGGCCGTCGTCGGAGGGTTTGGCCCCGACGCTCTCGGACCCGGACCCGCCGTTCGAGTCGCCGGACCCCGACTTGCCGCCGTCGATGGCGTCGTCCAAGTTCTTGGCCTGTCCCGTCCCGATGGGTATCTCGTCGTAATCGACCTCCGTGACTTCCTCGGGGTCGGTCGAGACTGTCGAGTCGAGGGTGGTGGAGGTAGCTCCGATGGCGAGAACACAGCACAGCGCGACGACTGCCGTGAGAACCGTGTCCGCCTTCATCCTCGGTTCGGGTGGACCTCTCGGCGGGTGCTTCGGCGAGCGATTCCGTACATCTCTCGTCCGGTCGCTGGACGCGCTCGGAGATAATTATGACGCGCTTAAGTACGACGTAGGTCGCCGATAATAATTGTCTCCCGCTCCCGTCTCCGAGTTATGCCTGATTCACTGGCGAGCCAGCGGGCGAAGAGACGACGACGGAACTGACGACGACCGAGGCGCAGGCCGGGACGACGTACCGCGACGGCAACGAGACCAGCGTGAGCTATCAGGTCAACGGCCAGTGAGTCGATGACCCCGAGAGCTACGAAGTCGAAGACGGCGACAAAGTGTTCGTCACCGTCTACACCCCGAACGTCTCGACGCCCGGACGGTACTTCACCGCGAACCACCCGCACCCGCACGGAAGCCTGAACGTCACGGTAGATGGGACTCCCGTAGACTTTACGAAGGAGAAGTACACGCACGCGGACAAGTACTTCCATTTCCACGGCGACGACGTGCAAATATCGGTCGAGGCGGAGAACGGGACCGCAACCGAGACGACCACCGAGTCGGCCTGACGCCAGCCAACAACGTTTTCCAATGTCGATTTATAGGAGGTCTCGATGGGGTTCGTAACCGGATTGCTCCGCGTCGTGACGAAGATTCTGCGGGGAGTGCTACTGGTCGCATTCGTGGCGGCCCTCGTCGGCGTGGCCGGGCAGTTCGCCGGGCAGATTCCGACGCCTATCGACGGCGGTTCGGACGGCGCGCCGACCGCGACGACGGGCGACGACGCGACGGCGGACCGCCCGACCGCAGACGGACCGCAGACGACGGACGACTCGACGCCGACCAGCGACTCGGTTCCGACAACCGGCGAGTCCCCTCCGACGACTGCCGTGCCACGCGCGGAACGGACCGCGAGCCCGTGGCCGACCGACACCGTGGTCGTCGCAGTCGATGCGCCGGAGGGGACCCGACGCGACGAGTCACGACTCGTCGCGTCGGCGCTCGACTACTGGAAGGCCAACGACGACGAGTACGCGGCGTACTCGGCCGACTTCGTGTTGAGACCCGACGCCGAGAACCCGGACCTCGTGGTCTCGTTCACCGAGACGGTCCGGTGTTCCGGCCACACCGAGGCGGTCGCCGGGTGCGCGCCGGTCCTGAACGAGACCTACCGGCCGCAACCGCCCGAGACGGTCCAAATCGAAACCGGGCACAACGACCGGTCCACGCTCCTCACCCTCGAACACGAGTTCGGCCACGTACTCGGGATTCGCCACTGCCAGCGACCGCTCGACATCATGGGGAGCAGATGCCCCGGCGGGGTGTCGGTGGACCGACCGGACGCAACCGACCGACCGCTGGCGTGGCGGTCCGCGAACCTCACGGTCTACGTGGACTCGTCGGGCGTCTCCCATCCGGTGGACGAGCAGGTCGGCCACGCGCTGACCTACTACGAGAGAGGCGCTGACGGGACGGTTCCCGAAGAACTCTCGTTCACGCGGGTCGAGCGTCGGTCGGCCGCCGACGTGGTTGTCCGGTTCGGCGACTCCGAGTGCGGTCCCGACTCGCCGTCGTGTTTCTCGTATCGCGGCCGCGACGTGGACGGCGACGGTGCGGTGGAGTACTTCGTCGGTTCGACCGTCACCCTCTCGCCCGAACTCGACCGGGAAGCGGTCGGGTGGCACGTCGGGTACGGTCTCGGCTACTTGCTGGGTGCCGAGGGGAGAAGCGAACTCCCGCCGCCGTTCCTCGATGCGGGATACGCCGACCGGCGAAGCGACTGGTGGCGATAGCCTTCGCCGTCAGTCGTCGGTGTCGGGTTCGGGTTCCGGTTCGGGGTCGGGCATCGACATGCCGGGTCCGAGGTCGTCTGAGTCCACGACGTTATCGGTCCACGTCCCGCGGAGGAACCACGCTCCGGCGACGATGGCGATGACGACGTTCGAGAACGCGATGCCGTACCAGACGCCCGTCGCGCCCATGTCGGCCAACTCCACGAGCAGGTAGGCCGGCGGAATCCGGAAGACGATGAGCGCGAGAATCGAGAAAATCATCGCGGTGCGGGTACTCCCGCTTCCGCGGAAGCCACCCTGCACGATTCGGAAGATGCCGAGGAACGCGAACGACAGGCCCACGATTTGGAGGTAGTCGCCGCCGAGGTCTATCACCGCGTCGGAGTTCTCGCCGGTGATGAACGCGCTCGTAATCGGTTCGGCGAAGACGAACGCGACGACGCTCACGACGGCGAAGATTGTGACGACGATTCCGGCACTCGCGTAGACCGCTCGCTTCGCTCGCTCAACTTGGTCAGCGCCCAAGTTCTGGCCCACGACGGTTTCGGTCCCGCGGGCCAGACCGATTGCTGGCAGGATGACGAGTGAAGTGAGTCGGTTGCCGATGCCGTAGGCGGCAACTGCGTCGTCGCCGACGATGGCGACTAGCGCCGTGAGCAACATCACGCCGACCGCCCGCGTACTCTCCTCGACGCTGGCCGGGGCACCGATTTTCACCATCTCACGAATCGTCTCCAAGTCGGGAACGAAGTCGCCGGGCGACGGTTTGAGACCGACGCGACCCGAGAGGAGCATCCCCATCGCAATCACTGCGCCCAGACCGCGCGAGGCAATCGTCGCCAGTGCCGCGCCTTGGACGCCCATCCCGGCGAAGCCAGTCGCGTCGTACAGCGACTGTTCGAGACCGGTGAGACCGAGCGCCTCGAACAGGATGTTGTTCTGGAATCCGAGGATGAAAAACGGGTCCGCGACGACGTTCAGGACGACGCCGAACGTCATGAGATAGAACGGCGTTTTGGTGTCGCCCCAGCCTTGAAGGAGCGACTGGAAGATGAAAAAGCCGAACATGAAGGGGATACCGAGGAACATCGTCCGGGTGTACTCCAGCGAGAGTTGGTACTCCGCGGAACCGGGCGTGGCACCGACCGCGGTGAGGAGCGTCGGCGCGAAGACGTACCCGACGAGCGACGTGAACGCCGACAGGCCGACGAGGAACGCGATGGCCTGTCCCGCGACGTGGTTGGCGTGGTCCTCGTTGCCCGCGCCCTTGTTCTGGGAGACGAGAACGGTACACGCGACGGTGAAGCCGCCCGCGAGACTGATGACGAGGAAGATGAGTGCCCACGAGAACGAGAGCGCGCTCACCGCGTCCTGTCCGAGTCGGCCGACCCAGAACGTGTCGGCGAGGTTGTAGCCGACCTGAAGCATGTTCGTCAGGACGATAGGTAACGAGAGCATCAACAGGGGTTTGACCAGTTCCCCGTCGGTGAGGTTTATCGACCTGTCACCGTCCATGCGACTCCCTCCGTGAACGATTACCAGTTACCAATGAGTTCATGTTACCGATGATTAAATTCATTTCATATATATGCTTCCATACCTGATGAAAAGTAGCGTCGGTGTCTCGGCGTCGGACGTTCTGTTCTGTTGTCGAACCAAAAGATACTAAATTTGTAGCCAAATAGACATTATCATGGCGTTCATTGGAATCAACCCCGGACTCACGCCGCTCGGGTTTCACGACCCGGCCGTCGTCGTAGTCCGAGGCGGCGAAGTCGTCTTCGGTGCCGAAGAAGAGCGGTTCAGCAGGGAGAAACACGCTCAGGGGTCGTTCCCGGCGGGTGCCCTCCGTGAGGCTACGACCTTCCTCGACGGCGGACTCGAAGACGTGGACGCGATAACCGTCCCGTGGGTGTTCGAGGAGATGGACTCGCTGTTCGACGGGCGAATCAGGGGGAAGGGAAAGCGCGACTCCGCCGACGCAGTGGACGCGATGAACGTCGCGCACCGCAAGGTCCGGGAGGTGGTCGAGTGCATGACCGGAAAGCAAGAAGAGAAGATAGCGGACGCTATCAGGGAGACGTTGGGCGTCTCGTCGCTCCCGCCGGTTCGGTGCCACCGCCATCACCGGTCCCACGCCGCCAGCGCCTTCTACCCCTCCGGGTTCGACGAGGCGCTGGTCGTCACCATCGACAGCGCGGGCGAAGACGACTCGACGGTCGTCTGGCACGCCAGCGAGTCGGGTCTCGAAAAACTCCGGACCTACGACTTCCCGAACAGTCTCGGGTTCTTCTTCTCGGGGATAACCGAGTTCCTCGGCTACCGGTTCAACAACGGCGAGGGGAAGGTGATGGGTCTCGCGCCCTACGGCGACCGCAACGAGGAAATCGAGGAGACGCTCCGGTCGCTGGTCACGCCGGGCGTCGATTACGACGTGACGGAACTGACCCAGTACGGCCCGCGGGAGATGGAACACGTCCTCGGCGACCTGTTCGACCGCGACCCACTCGACAGGGGCGGCGAGTACGACGACTGGCATCAGGACCTCGCGTACGCCGCCCAGCAGTTCCTCGAAGAGACCGTCGAGGCAATCGTCCGGGAGTACCTACCGGAGGTTTCGACCGACAACGTGGCGCTGGCGGGCGGCGTCGCGCTCAACTGCAAGATGAACAAGCGGGTGATGGAGATGGACGAAGTGGACTCGGTTTTCGTCCAACCCGTCGCCAACGACCCCGGTTCGGCCCTCGGGTCCGCGCTACTGGAGTTCGAACCCGGTGAAGTCCCGCAGATGCGCAACGTCTACTGGGGACCGGAGTACTCCGGCGAGACGGTACGAGACGTTCTCGAACGGAACAAACTCGACTACGATACGCCCGAAAACCTCTCCCGCGAAGTCGCCGAGGCCCTCGCGGACGGCCAACTCGTCGGGTGGTACCAGAACCGGATGGAGATGGGGCCGCGGGCGCTGGGCAACCGGAGCATTCTGGCCGACCCGCGGAGCAAGTCGTCGCTCGACAGGGTGAACGAGTACGTGAAACACCGCGAGGAGTGGCGGCCGTTCGCGCCGTCGATGCTGGCGGAGGCGGCCGACGACTACCTCGAAGGCGTCGATTCCGCGCCGTTCATGATAAAGACGTTCGACCCGGTGGACGACCGGAAAGACGAAATCGAGGCGGTTCTGCACCCCGCCGACGACACGACCCGCCCGCAACTCGTCTACGAGGACCAGAACCCCGAGTACTACGACCTCATCTCGGCGTTCGAGGACCTGACCGGCGTCCCCGTCCTGTTGAACACGTCGTTCAACGACAACGGCGAACCAATCGTAAACCGGGTCGAAGAGGCGGTCCGGGCCTTCTACACGATGGGACTCGATATGCTCGTCCTCGACGACGTGGTGATTCGGAAGTAGCTCCTCCGACCCAATTTCGTATATCCGCATATTATACCGTTCGCTCCGATTTCGGGCGGAAGTTCGTCTGTGTTGGGTTTCCCGGAAAACCCAACACAGACACGATTCCACACCAAGCCCATGAACAACCATTTTAAATGGTACTTCGATATATGTATGCTGTAATCGCCGGTTCAGATGGGAATCGTAAATGAGCGAGTATTCTAGCTCTTCTCCCGAACAGAGTCTGGTTAACGCCTATACCGGAGTCCCGCAGAAAGATTTTGTTACTCGGTTGTCAATATCGAATCGTGAACCGCAGACGATTCCTCTTGTACTCTGGATCAATCGTCATGACCCTGGGCGGGTGTCTCACTCAAGAACAAAGCGATACACCGGACAGGACATCGAAGCAAACGACCGCTCGCACGAAGCAAGATTCCGACCAAAGGCCAACCGAGACAATGCAACCGACTGGTCAGCACCTCGTATTCGTAAACATGGACGACAAACAACACACTATCCGAGTCACTGTCGATGCAACCGACGACAGCAATGTCTTTGACCGCACTGTGGACCTAGCCGCCGACGAGCGCCAAAGGTTCTTATTAGACATCGATAAATCAGGGAATATACAGTCTCAGTAACTATTGACGAAGACACGACAGAAACTACGTCAGTCAGTTTTGACGACTACGATATCGAAGAAGGCTCCGACGTTTTCATCGAAATCAACGACGGTCGTCCAAACATCTATTGGGAGGAATGACGGTCCCCGAGGGCAGGGTCAGAAAAAAGATAATATCGGGACACAGACCGTCGTTAGCCAATGGCTGTCCTGCGATGGCTCAGTGTAGGTTCGGCTAGGGTCTCCCGTCTAATTCCAAACGCTGGAGTAGTCGAGGTTCAGTTGGTCCTCAACGTAGTACATCGTGTTCCCTTGGCCGCCTTCGTGCCGTCGAAGCAATCAGCTCAGGCGTGGATGCCGATGATGTAGGCGTAACCGTCCTTGAACTCCCAGACCGGTGCACCGGAGTCACCGCCGTCAGTGCCGATTTTGTAGCCGACACGTGGGTCCGAACGATCAGGGTCGTGCCACATGATTTCGCCGCTGTTGCGTCCCGTCCGACGGCCCTGAAGTCAGATGTAACTGTCAACTCCGCGAGTTTCTCGGGAGTCAGTCCAGCAACGGCACCGGACGAGACGCCAAGTGCCGCGAGGCTTTCCATGAACCGACGACCCATCTTTCGGAGATCGCGTGTCTCCTTCCCCGACATGCAGTTCGAGTGTCAATAAGGTATTAGGATGAATTTTTTATCTAATCTAAAAATTGTGAATTAGAGATGTTTTCGGATTACTCGCTACTCACCGGAAGACTCTGATGACCCCAAACAAGCCAAAATCCCGGTCTTCTGCAGAAATGCTACCTGTACTACGCAGGCGAGTCTGCGGAGTTCGAAGCTACTGCCCCACGTTGCAA
It encodes:
- a CDS encoding MATE family efflux transporter — encoded protein: MDGDRSINLTDGELVKPLLMLSLPIVLTNMLQVGYNLADTFWVGRLGQDAVSALSFSWALIFLVISLAGGFTVACTVLVSQNKGAGNEDHANHVAGQAIAFLVGLSAFTSLVGYVFAPTLLTAVGATPGSAEYQLSLEYTRTMFLGIPFMFGFFIFQSLLQGWGDTKTPFYLMTFGVVLNVVADPFFILGFQNNILFEALGLTGLEQSLYDATGFAGMGVQGAALATIASRGLGAVIAMGMLLSGRVGLKPSPGDFVPDLETIREMVKIGAPASVEESTRAVGVMLLTALVAIVGDDAVAAYGIGNRLTSLVILPAIGLARGTETVVGQNLGADQVERAKRAVYASAGIVVTIFAVVSVVAFVFAEPITSAFITGENSDAVIDLGGDYLQIVGLSFAFLGIFRIVQGGFRGSGSTRTAMIFSILALIVFRIPPAYLLVELADMGATGVWYGIAFSNVVIAIVAGAWFLRGTWTDNVVDSDDLGPGMSMPDPEPEPEPDTDD
- a CDS encoding DUF7269 family protein is translated as MKRYRVASGASGVLALGVALTLGGGPADGAVEAMLTALGNDYLVVATFAGVGLLVAGSALMSGRSDTLRQTETPTPERPVTAPAAGDGVDEALESRTALAPVVGDERRERLRERLRTAAVETWVRRGECSREEARERLDDGSWTDDDEAASFLAGRGPGVEPRIAALLRAEPWSRRGARRAVAAIAERESEDAGDETGGGR
- a CDS encoding carbamoyltransferase, which encodes MAFIGINPGLTPLGFHDPAVVVVRGGEVVFGAEEERFSREKHAQGSFPAGALREATTFLDGGLEDVDAITVPWVFEEMDSLFDGRIRGKGKRDSADAVDAMNVAHRKVREVVECMTGKQEEKIADAIRETLGVSSLPPVRCHRHHRSHAASAFYPSGFDEALVVTIDSAGEDDSTVVWHASESGLEKLRTYDFPNSLGFFFSGITEFLGYRFNNGEGKVMGLAPYGDRNEEIEETLRSLVTPGVDYDVTELTQYGPREMEHVLGDLFDRDPLDRGGEYDDWHQDLAYAAQQFLEETVEAIVREYLPEVSTDNVALAGGVALNCKMNKRVMEMDEVDSVFVQPVANDPGSALGSALLEFEPGEVPQMRNVYWGPEYSGETVRDVLERNKLDYDTPENLSREVAEALADGQLVGWYQNRMEMGPRALGNRSILADPRSKSSLDRVNEYVKHREEWRPFAPSMLAEAADDYLEGVDSAPFMIKTFDPVDDRKDEIEAVLHPADDTTRPQLVYEDQNPEYYDLISAFEDLTGVPVLLNTSFNDNGEPIVNRVEEAVRAFYTMGLDMLVLDDVVIRK
- a CDS encoding DUF58 domain-containing protein produces the protein MTTTRRWRGIVAVTLLVGGVGLAADRPDLVLVSAVGVAFAVYPRLSPAPPATPDLEIDRRLSDRAPTPGESVEVTVTVRNVGDDTLFDLRVVDGVPPALTVTSGSPRYGGLLRPGGEATFSYAVSAEEGKHGFDPATVVVRDPSGEHEVETTVAAETEIDCAVARGTPPKRNLAIEDAGDLLTDDGGVGIEFHQTREYRRGDSMSRIDWKRFARVGELTTVEYREERSASVVLLVDARPESYRAPAGEPHAVVRSVAAAQRLTGALLTGRNRVGVAALGREDCWLAPSAGSDHESRAMRLLATHPALAAAPPGEDAGPPIDDQIARIRRQLPPNAQVTLFSPLCDDGAATAAHKLEAHGHSVTVVSPDATGGESPGRRLATTERTNRIASLRRSEIPVVDWSADDGLAAAVAKAGERGRCDGEIGSARRRVGRR
- a CDS encoding DUF4129 domain-containing protein; this encodes MKADTVLTAVVALCCVLAIGATSTTLDSTVSTDPEEVTEVDYDEIPIGTGQAKNLDDAIDGGKSGSGDSNGGSGSESVGAKPSDDGQRTGAKSKPDDGQRNKRAGSGDGQRQQSAGSGDRRNQGGGSGSKSQSGAEQTLREPSLLERLLSLLRDLFDLLLGLLALLVLLAVVAAAVRFRDRLLSRVSSSPSRDGDDETREPDPQNEIASAWFEMVERLDLGDRRDLTPRECAAAARRRGVDADAAQTLTSLFEEVRYGGARVTDERRQRAERNLDRVRSQLEVQQ